A genomic region of Nymphaea colorata isolate Beijing-Zhang1983 chromosome 2, ASM883128v2, whole genome shotgun sequence contains the following coding sequences:
- the LOC116248554 gene encoding exocyst complex component EXO70B1-like, whose product MAAAEGDERVIATAQQIVKSLGTTKNVTKDMIMILSSFDNRLSTMTELLGGSSTGEMEERLEVAEAKIMHWDSNSSAGRHSSLWGDLSDEAEDFLGAVDEVAGLTESLGKLSLASDDERELLERAQFALQIAMDRLEDEFQQVLIRNTVPLEADRLKGSISTRREDDVGSECSGEGGEPECGGGSEEGDAADRGECVDDEGVVALDLIQQEAISDLKVIAHRMIRSGYGEECCHVYSSVRRDVLEECLSILGVDKLSIDDVQKMEWNTLDGKIRRWIQAVKVVIGGIISGEHRLCDQIFGDLDGKMGDMCFVEAAKGAVLQLLNFGEAVSIVRRSPEKLFRILDMYDALAQVLPNLGSLFSGNSGDHVVEEAKTLLVSLGEAAKGTFAEFENAVRRETSRTPIQGGAIHPLVRYVMNYLKLLVDYSDTLNVLMDSEDVNISEEDEEIKYLGSSSPMARRLFSLLSLLEANVVEKSKLYKDAAIQYIFLMNNIQYIVQRVKDSELSALLGDRWVKKRRGQVRQYATGYLRSAWHKVLSCLKDEGIGSGSGGSLSGGSVSKVALKERFKSFNLGFEDIYRNQTAWNVPHAQLREELRISISEKVIPAYRSFMGRFRSHLESTRRHADKYIKYTPEDLEAYLLDLFEGVPLTLGHQRRKS is encoded by the coding sequence ATGGCGGCAGCGGAAGGGGACGAGAGGGTGATCGCCACGGCGCAGCAGATAGTGAAGAGCCTCGGCACGACGAAGAACGTGACGAAGGACATGATCATGATCCTTTCCAGCTTCGACAACCGGCTATCCACCATGACGGAGCTCCTAGGGGGCAGCAGCACCGGAGAGATGGAGGAGCGCCTCGAGGTGGCCGAGGCGAAGATCATGCACTGGGACTCGAACTCCTCGGCGGGGCGCCACTCCTCGCTCTGGGGCGATCTCTCCGACGAGGCCGAAGATTTCCTGGGCGCCGTTGACGAGGTGGCCGGATTGACGGAGAGCTTGGGGAAGCTCTCTCTTGCCAGCGACGACGAGCGCGAGCTCCTCGAGCGGGCGCAGTTCGCCCTCCAGATAGCGATGGACCGCCTTGAGGACGAGTTCCAGCAGGTTCTAATTCGGAACACCGTGCCGCTTGAGGCAGATCGGCTGAAGGGGAGCATCTCGACCCGTCGGGAGGATGATGTGGGCTCGGAGTGCTCTGGTGAAGGCGGCGAACCCGAGTGCGGCGGCGGGAGCGAGGAGGGAGATGCGGCCGATCGGGGCGAGTGCGTTGACGACGAGGGGGTTGTTGCCTTGGACCTGATTCAGCAGGAGGCGATCTCCGATCTCAAGGTTATCGCCCATCGGATGATCCGATCGGGTTATGGAGAAGAGTGCTGCCATGTCTACAGCAGCGTCCGGCGGGACGTCCTCGAGGAGTGCCTCTCCATCTTGGGCGTCGACAAACTTAGCATTGACGACGTTCAGAAAATGGAGTGGAACACTCTGGACGGAAAGATTCGCCGATGGATCCAGGCCGTGAAGGTAGTCATCGGCGGCATCATCTCCGGCGAGCACCGGCTCTGCGACCAGATCTTCGGCGACCTCGATGGTAAGATGGGAGACATGTGCTTCGTAGAGGCAGCGAAGGGAGCGGTTCTGCAGCTCCTAAACTTCGGCGAGGCCGTCTCTATCGTGCGGAGATCGCCCGAGAAGCTCTTCAGGATCCTGGACATGTATGACGCCCTCGCTCAGGTCTTGCCTAATCTAGGGTCTCTATTCTCCGGTAATTCCGGCGATCACGTGGTTGAGGAGGCAAAGACTTTGCTGGTGAGCCTAGGGGAAGCGGCCAAGGGGACATTCGCAGAATTTGAGAACGCAGTTCGAAGGGAGACTTCCAGGACTCCTATCCAGGGAGGCGCAATCCACCCGCTGGTGCGGTACGTCATGAATTATTTGAAGTTGCTGGTCGATTACAGTGACACTCTGAATGTGTTAATGGACTCCGAGGACGTAAATATCTCGGAAGAGGACGAGGAGATCAAGTACTTGGGGAGTAGTTCGCCTATGGCAAGAAGACTCTTCTCATTGCTCTCCTTGCTTGAGGCCAACGTGGTCGAGAAATCGAAGCTTTACAAGGACGCAGCAATTCAGTACATTTTCTTAATGAACAACATACAGTACATTGTGCAGAGAGTGAAGGACTCTGAGCTAAGTGCACTTCTTGGTGACCGGTGGGTAAAGAAACGGAGGGGCCAAGTCAGGCAATACGCGACTGGCTATTTACGATCTGCCTGGCATAAGGTTTTGTCTTGTCTAAAAGATGAAGGGATTGGAAGCGGTTCCGGGGGTTCGCTTTCAGGGGGTAGTGTCTCTAAAGTTGCGTTGAAGGAAAGGTTCAAGAGTTTCAACCTGGGATTTGAAGATATTTACAGGAACCAGACGGCTTGGAATGTGCCGCACGCGCAGCTCAGGGAGGAACTCCGCATATCCATATCGGAGAAGGTTATTCCAGCGTACCGATCGTTCATGGGGAGATTCAGGAGTCATTTAGAGAGTACAAGGAGGCATGCGGATAAATATATCAAGTATACGCCGGAGGACTTGGAGGCTTATCTGCTAGATTTATTCGAAGGGGTGCCTTTAACGTTGGGTCATCAACGGAGGAAGAGCTGA